DNA from Halorarum salinum:
CTACTCTCGCCCAACCTCGCTGTGCTGGCTTCCACCCACGCTGCGTCGGTGCACATCGACGAAGCACCTCACCCGTTCACAACGCCAGCGGACCCCTCGATCCGGTCGAAGATGCTCCTCACCCGATCACACGGCATTCGACTCCGGTTCTCCGCCACGATCGTCGGCCCGACCGTTACGCATCTTCCGGGGACAGGAGATAGTCCATGTTCAGGTACTGCGTCATGTCCTGGTTCCGTTCCGTCACGACGATGTAATCCACCTTCTGGACGCTGTCCGCCTCGCGGACGGTGGTGACCAGTTCATCCACCTTTTCGAGCGAAGGGAGGCTCCCGACGGCGTAGATGTCGTACGTCCCGACGCCACGGGAGACGTGCCAGAACGGCTGCTCACAGAGGAGGTCGAAGGCTTCGTCCTTGGCATCTTCAGTATCGGCCGTTGAGACGGCCACCCGGAGGATTTCCCAGGAGACCTTTCGCGGATCGACGAGGAAGAACACGGTCGTTAGCTCGATGATCTTGTCGACCCGGTATCTGACTCCTTCCGAACTCATCTCGTAGCCCAGGTCAGCCAGGGTATCCGTGATCTCGGAATAGGGGACTCTCGGATTCTCGGCGAGGGTCTGCAGAATCACGCCGTCGATGTCGTCGAACGATTCGAACGTCTGTTTTGCCATAGGGTCGCCTCACCTTCCCCCACGGATTGCTAAACGTTGTTGGTCGATTCTACCACGGGATTTCCTGTTGGATCTCGTTCCGTCACAGCGAGCCATGATTCTGTGAACAACAAGTGCCTATTTGGGTTTTGGGGAACAATTGTGATTAATCGCCTGTATCGCCAATCGATTTAGCCATCAAAAAGAACCATAAGAATTATTTCAGTAAGCTATATGGGGGTGTGGCATTCAGCAACAACCATGCGGAAGACTACCAAAACCCGCAGGGACGTACTGAGAAAAACAGCCGGTGCCGGGAGCGCGGGGATCTCCCTCGCGCTGGCCGGGTGTGGGGGGTCGGGCGGCGGGAACGGAGGGGGTGGTGGTGCGGGCGACCCGGTCGATCCGATCGAACTCATCGTGACGACGCAAGACTACGACCCAGTTCGGTACGAGTTCGGCAACCTCATCGCCGACAACTGGCGGGAACTCGGATTTGAGGTCGAAGTCAACCCGCTGGCGTG
Protein-coding regions in this window:
- a CDS encoding Lrp/AsnC family transcriptional regulator → MAKQTFESFDDIDGVILQTLAENPRVPYSEITDTLADLGYEMSSEGVRYRVDKIIELTTVFFLVDPRKVSWEILRVAVSTADTEDAKDEAFDLLCEQPFWHVSRGVGTYDIYAVGSLPSLEKVDELVTTVREADSVQKVDYIVVTERNQDMTQYLNMDYLLSPEDA